One stretch of Aquimarina sp. Aq107 DNA includes these proteins:
- a CDS encoding DUF4287 domain-containing protein: MDKALQTMISNMPEKTGKSLDEWKKILQEKSFAKHGEAMKFLKGEHGVTHGFANTIITLSKESNETPDDLVTNQYKGKETLLPIYQKLLAVVNSFGTDVINTPKKTSVSIIRKKQFALIKPATKTRIDLGLKLKDVPTTDRLLNSGPFGTMCTHRVQLTTLDQIDSELTEWLKEAYKKAE, from the coding sequence ATGGACAAAGCACTACAAACCATGATAAGTAACATGCCTGAAAAAACAGGTAAATCATTAGATGAATGGAAAAAAATTCTACAAGAAAAATCTTTCGCTAAACACGGAGAAGCCATGAAATTTTTAAAGGGCGAACATGGAGTTACACACGGTTTTGCTAATACCATCATTACGCTATCTAAAGAATCAAACGAAACTCCGGATGACTTAGTTACGAATCAGTATAAAGGAAAAGAAACTTTATTACCAATCTATCAAAAACTATTAGCTGTAGTTAATTCTTTTGGCACTGATGTCATAAATACTCCTAAAAAAACAAGTGTCAGCATTATCAGAAAAAAACAATTCGCACTTATTAAGCCAGCAACTAAAACAAGAATAGATCTTGGTTTAAAATTAAAAGACGTACCAACAACAGATCGATTACTAAATTCTGGTCCTTTTGGAACAATGTGTACTCATAGAGTTCAATTAACAACTCTAGATCAAATAGACTCAGAACTTACCGAATGGCTAAAAGAAGCTTATAAAAAAGCTGAATAA
- a CDS encoding heme-binding protein, whose product MNITLDQAEKIITAAKAKSIALNTKMNISVVDAGANLVAFARMDGAWLGSLDISLKKAKTARFFDMNTGVIGELSQPGSPLYNIEHSNGGLITFPGGVPIKNEKDEIIGAIGVSGSSVENDHAVAEAGATAL is encoded by the coding sequence ATGAACATTACATTAGATCAGGCAGAAAAAATAATCACTGCTGCAAAAGCAAAATCAATTGCGCTAAACACTAAAATGAATATTTCTGTTGTTGATGCTGGAGCAAACTTAGTTGCTTTTGCGCGCATGGATGGCGCTTGGTTAGGATCTCTAGATATATCATTAAAGAAAGCAAAAACAGCTCGTTTTTTTGATATGAATACAGGTGTTATTGGAGAGTTATCACAACCAGGAAGCCCTTTATACAATATAGAACATTCTAATGGAGGTTTAATAACCTTTCCTGGTGGAGTACCTATAAAAAACGAAAAAGATGAAATTATTGGTGCAATCGGAGTAAGCGGTAGTAGTGTAGAAAATGATCATGCGGTAGCAGAAGCAGGAGCTACAGCTCTATAA
- a CDS encoding fused MFS/spermidine synthase, which yields MKKIVSYIWPLTKKITSKINGTLEITWMNGKKILDSETANYSYGSLQRILDYGLSKIYFDSKANILLLGMGGGSVIETLKKKYNHRGHITAVEIDPVIIRLAEEEFDIIQSNNLSIISQDAYNFINKCNTDFDLIIIDIFIDLKVPNKFYSIEFWDTLTRQLKPKGNILFNAGIQLEDDTVIQSIIHKFTKEIEFQLHNNVYGTNTLLIGRKK from the coding sequence ATGAAAAAAATCGTTAGCTATATCTGGCCTTTGACCAAAAAAATTACATCTAAAATCAATGGAACTTTAGAAATTACCTGGATGAATGGTAAAAAGATTCTAGATAGTGAAACAGCTAACTATTCTTACGGTTCATTGCAGCGAATTTTAGATTATGGTTTATCTAAAATATACTTTGATAGTAAAGCAAACATCCTTTTGTTAGGAATGGGAGGAGGAAGTGTCATAGAGACATTAAAAAAGAAGTATAATCATAGAGGACATATTACTGCTGTAGAAATTGATCCTGTTATAATTAGGTTAGCTGAAGAGGAGTTTGATATTATTCAAAGTAATAATCTATCTATTATATCACAAGATGCATATAATTTTATAAATAAATGTAACACCGATTTTGACCTTATTATTATTGATATTTTTATTGATTTAAAAGTACCTAATAAATTCTATTCAATTGAATTTTGGGATACTTTAACAAGACAATTAAAACCAAAAGGAAACATACTTTTTAATGCTGGAATTCAATTAGAAGATGACACAGTCATACAATCAATAATCCATAAGTTCACTAAAGAAATTGAATTTCAATTGCACAATAATGTTTATGGAACAAATACCCTTCTTATAGGTAGGAAAAAATAG
- a CDS encoding threonine/serine dehydratase, with protein sequence MNAKRLSDTAQTIASYIHRTPVLTSRLINQISGADLYFKCENFQRMGAFKMRGATHAILKLSDEQKSKGVVTHSSGNFAQALSLSAQILGVKAYIVMPSNAPQVKKDAVKDYGGEIIECPPTHKDREETASKIQKEKGATFLHPYNDHNVILGQGTAALELLEDHPGLTYIFAPVGGGGLIAGTSLAANFFGKNCKVIGGEPFEVDDAYRALQSGTLEINETTNTSADGLKMPLGNLTFPIIQQYVSEIIRVDEEEIISAMRLIWERMKIIIEPSCAVPLAALLKEKERFKHQKIGIILSGGNVDLSNLPF encoded by the coding sequence ATGAATGCAAAAAGACTTAGCGATACTGCGCAAACGATAGCATCCTATATCCATAGAACTCCCGTATTAACATCTAGACTTATTAATCAGATATCTGGAGCAGATCTTTATTTTAAGTGCGAAAACTTTCAGAGAATGGGGGCTTTTAAAATGCGAGGTGCTACCCATGCCATTCTTAAGTTATCAGATGAACAAAAATCAAAAGGTGTTGTTACCCATTCTTCTGGTAATTTTGCACAAGCATTATCCTTGTCTGCTCAGATTTTAGGTGTAAAAGCCTATATCGTAATGCCATCTAATGCTCCACAAGTAAAAAAAGATGCGGTTAAAGATTATGGTGGAGAAATCATAGAATGTCCTCCCACTCATAAAGATAGAGAAGAAACCGCAAGTAAAATTCAAAAAGAAAAAGGGGCTACATTTTTACACCCATATAATGATCATAATGTTATATTAGGACAAGGGACTGCTGCATTAGAATTATTAGAGGATCATCCAGGCTTAACATATATATTTGCTCCTGTTGGTGGTGGTGGTTTAATTGCCGGCACATCATTAGCAGCAAACTTTTTTGGAAAAAATTGTAAAGTAATTGGTGGAGAACCTTTTGAAGTTGATGATGCATACCGAGCATTACAAAGTGGTACTTTAGAAATTAATGAAACAACTAATACTTCTGCTGATGGACTTAAGATGCCTCTAGGTAATCTTACTTTTCCTATTATACAACAATACGTTTCGGAAATTATTCGGGTCGATGAAGAAGAAATTATAAGTGCTATGCGTCTTATCTGGGAACGTATGAAAATCATAATAGAACCTTCTTGCGCTGTTCCTTTAGCAGCTTTACTTAAAGAAAAAGAACGTTTTAAGCATCAAAAAATAGGAATTATTCTATCCGGCGGAAATGTAGATCTTAGCAATCTTCCTTTCTAA
- a CDS encoding BlaI/MecI/CopY family transcriptional regulator encodes MQKLAKREEQIMQSLWKLEKAFIKEIIEELPDPKPHYNTTATIVKILEEKGFISHKAFGNSFQYYPLISKNDYQKDVLGEVVNNYFDNSPLALVKFFAKEEKINTEELEEIIKLIKRKK; translated from the coding sequence ATGCAAAAGTTAGCTAAACGAGAAGAACAAATAATGCAGAGTTTATGGAAACTAGAAAAAGCATTTATTAAAGAAATTATTGAAGAACTACCAGATCCGAAACCTCATTATAATACCACTGCTACTATTGTAAAAATTTTAGAAGAAAAAGGTTTTATCAGTCATAAGGCATTCGGTAATAGTTTTCAATACTATCCTTTAATTTCAAAAAATGATTATCAAAAAGACGTTTTAGGAGAAGTTGTCAATAATTACTTCGATAACTCACCACTAGCATTGGTTAAATTCTTTGCTAAAGAAGAAAAAATAAATACCGAAGAGTTAGAAGAAATTATTAAACTCATTAAACGCAAAAAATAA